The following nucleotide sequence is from Drosophila takahashii strain IR98-3 E-12201 chromosome 3L, DtakHiC1v2, whole genome shotgun sequence.
TGACCTCCGATTCATTTGTGAACACCACAAATTGGTATAATACCAACGAGAGCCTGTACACCACGGAACTGAACCATAGATGGATTAGTGGTGGCTCCACCGTTCAGCCGGAGGAGCCTGTTTACAGCACCGAACTGCCCACCTATCAGCATTGCATAGCCACCCGGAACTCCTTTGCCGATTTGTTCACGGTGGTGCTCTATGGATTCGTTTGCATTATCGGATTATTCGGCAACACCCTGGTGATCTATGTGGTGCTGCGCTTCTCCAAAATGCAAACGGTCACGAATATATACATCCTGAATTTGGCGGTGGCGGATGAGTGCTTCCTGATTGGCATACCCTTTTTGCTATATACGATGAGAATCTGCAGCTGGCGCTTTGGGGAGTTCATGTGCAAGGCCTATATGGTCAGCACTTCGATCACCTCCTTCACCTCGTCGATCTTCCTGCTCATCATGTCCGCGGACCGCTATATAGCGGTGTGCCACCCGATTTCCTCGCCTCGGTATCGAACCCTGCACATCGCCAAGATAGTGTCGGCGATCGCCTGGTCCACTTCGGCGGTCCTCATGCTGCCGGTGATTCTGTATGCCAGCACTGTGGAACAGGAGGATGGCATCAACTACTCTTGCAACATCATGTGGCCAGATGCCTACAAGAAGCACTCGGGCACCACCTTTATTCTCTACACATTTTTCCTGGGCTTCGCCACGCCCCTGTGCTTCATCCTGAGTTTCTACTACTTGGTTATAAGGAAGCTGCAGTCGGTGGGCCCCAAGCAGGCCACCAAGTCCAAGGAGAAGAGGAGGGCTCATCGGAAAGTTACTCGACTGGTTCTTACGGTAATAATGGTGCTTATGTTTCACCAAAATATGTTGTACATTCTCTCTTAAATCGTTCAACAGGTAATTAGCGTGTACATTTTCTGTTGGCTTCCACACTGGATTTCGCAGGTAATTAATTGTAACTAATTGCAGAGGAATTTCTAATTTCTGATCTCATAGGTGGCCTTGATTCACTCGAATCCCGCCCAGAGGGACCTGTCCCGGCTGGAGATACTCATCTTTCTGCTTTTGGGCGCCCTGGTTTACTCAAATTCGGCAGTGAATCCCATACTCTACGCGTTTCTGAGTGAGAACTTCCGGAAAAGCTTCTTCAAGGCCTTCACCTGCATGAATAAGCAGGATATTAACGCTCAGCTGCAGGTGGAACCCAGTGTTTTCACCAAGCAGGGCAGCAGAAAGAGGGGTGGTTCCAAGCGCCGGCAGTCCACCAATCCACAGATGCCTCCCCTGCTGCCATTAAATGCTGGCAACAACAATTCATCGACCACCACATCCTCGACCACGACGGCGGAAAAAACCGGAACCACAGGGACGCAGAAATCCTGTAATTCCAATGGCAAAGTGACGGCTCCGCCGGAGAATTTGATTATTTGTTTGAGCGAACAGCAGGAGGCCTTTTGCACCACCGCCAGGAGGGGATCCGGTGCAGTGCAGCAAACCGATTTGTAACCCAGTTTTAGCaagaatttactttaaataaatacaagatgaaaaacatttaaatatgttgTAATACGAAGtataaaaagcatttaaatgaatttgtaATCCCTTTCTACCGCAAACATTATAATGAAATTGAGACTAAGCAGTATTAATGTGTGTCTAAATAAttggaatatatttattagcaTAAGAATTGGAATTGAGGGAAGATTCTAATAGAATCCTTAACCGCACAACGATATATTAGCAATATATAAAAGTTGAGGGGATTGAAAAGGGATATTAAACAAAggacaacaaaacaaataaaattaaagtggcagaaatatttattttcaaggcAATATTCCAAGAAAGGGATTTAATAATAGTTCATATGAAGGTAATTACCCGCACaagtatttgtatattttactGCCAACATAACATCTATCATTAGGTAAACTTTCACCATCGATCCTATACTGAATGTATAGCAGATAATACTTAAGAACTTTGAATCTATTCTCGTTTTAGAAACTtatctttaataaataaatggttgCTTCTGcagtatatttaataattatccaAATAAGTAATTACACTGATTTATGCAATTAAAAGGGAATAAGACGGGATTGCGTAAAATAAGCAGCTTAGCCAGAAGTAAGTCAGTCAGCCAAGAAACTCGTAAaatgtcaaataaaaaactttttacgaTTCCACCCTGCGGACGACGAAACCAGATGAGTCAATGCCACTATAAAAGTCTGCGGGTGTCGGAGGCtgagttttaattgaaaaagtaAGAAAGCAACCTAGAATTTCgacattttaatataaacatttctttgttttaattgtgtATATATGCAacgaaatttttaatatatgacTGGGTAAATATTGATGATAATATGCTTGGGTaagaataattataaataataaaaatatgtttgtttGACAAACAGTATCTCATGGAATGAgctgaatattataaaaattagaataagaatttaaattacttaaagtGAATCTGCTTGAAAAAGTGTCAATAAAGCAATGTTTGTAAGAAATGTCTGTTTTGTTACTTGGAGCACTTTTTGGTCTAAGGGTTATTTATAGGATTGGTTACGGATTAAATGGATATATCGACGCAGTTTCTATTAACCAAGGCTGTGACAttcaactttaaatttaacaagagAAACGCAATGCTCGAgtacctcgactattagatacctgttagtcagctaaaggaagtgcaaaAGACTACTTgaattccattatttgctcataactttttgatGAATGCttcgatttgaataatttcttctacatttcgataggtattattaATGACATCGATAGAATCCAGATAACAAGTACATAAgtaaattaaacatatttttatcgGGCTATCTGTTTGATCCTTTAGTTCAATTGAATGCAATTCAATGTTGAAATGCTACAAAACTTGACAACTTCGTTTCTCACCATTCATTTGTCTGTGAACAAATCTAAGACTTTTGTGAGAGCCTCGGGTGTATTTTTtcgtgctgctgctgttgttgattTATTTGGATACGATTGAACTGAAGTCGAGTTAAGAGCTTTTAAGCCAGCGCACTTTGGAGAACAACCTGCCAATATATTGTATTCTGGTTGCTGCACCGGCATTAAATCAAGTTTAGGAACTTGGCTTTCTGCCACTTTCCCGGCTTGCCTTTCCCCCATTGATTTATGCGTTTCAGCGCGCCAGCATAAAGAGTTGGGTTCGGAATGGATTCTCAAACATCCCAACGCTCACCTGCAAACTGCAGACGAAAGGTGAAAAGTGAGGAGTGAAAATGTTAACTCAAATATGGGAAAGCAATTCAttgaaaggaaaaaataaataaatgccaaGAACGTTTGAGCTTTGAGCTGTTTGCTGGGGGATTTGCGTAAGCCAAGAGATGGGGTAAAAGAAACGGAAGCTTAGCAACTTTTTCGAGTGCAAATTTGTGAGAATTTTCCGTGTTTGGTTTGGTTGGTTTATTTTACTTTCCTCCTGGCATCTGTATCATTATTACTCTTGACGTCTCAGAGCTTCGCTTCTTCTGGCCTTTGAATCCCCGATTCTCAACTGAGGATTTCCACAATAAGTTGTGTAACTTAAAGTATAATTC
It contains:
- the AstC-R1 gene encoding somatostatin receptor type 2, coding for MFTWLVMGILQAVGGDLTSDSFVNTTNWYNTNESLYTTELNHRWISGGSTVQPEEPVYSTELPTYQHCIATRNSFADLFTVVLYGFVCIIGLFGNTLVIYVVLRFSKMQTVTNIYILNLAVADECFLIGIPFLLYTMRICSWRFGEFMCKAYMVSTSITSFTSSIFLLIMSADRYIAVCHPISSPRYRTLHIAKIVSAIAWSTSAVLMLPVILYASTVEQEDGINYSCNIMWPDAYKKHSGTTFILYTFFLGFATPLCFILSFYYLVIRKLQSVGPKQATKSKEKRRAHRKVTRLVLTVISVYIFCWLPHWISQVALIHSNPAQRDLSRLEILIFLLLGALVYSNSAVNPILYAFLSENFRKSFFKAFTCMNKQDINAQLQVEPSVFTKQGSRKRGGSKRRQSTNPQMPPLLPLNAGNNNSSTTTSSTTTAEKTGTTGTQKSCNSNGKVTAPPENLIICLSEQQEAFCTTARRGSGAVQQTDL